From Nguyenibacter vanlangensis, one genomic window encodes:
- the cyoB gene encoding cytochrome o ubiquinol oxidase subunit I, with protein sequence MLGKLSWSDIPFDVPILVGTFAGAAIAGLAVLGLITYYGKWGYLWKEWLTSVDHKKLGVMYIVLALVALFRGFADAIMMRSQLALAYAGNPGYLPPHHYDQIFSAHGTIMIFFMAMAFMTGLMNVVVPLQIGARDVAFPFLNSLSFWMTTVAFVLINISLFIGEFSQCGWLAYPPLSELQFSPGVGVDYYIWAVQLSGVGTLLTGVNFFTTIVKMRAPGMTYMKMPVFTWTIFCTTVLIMLAFPILTVALGLLGLDRYLGMHFFTNDGGGNQMLYLNVIWAWGHPEVYILILPAFGAFSEITQTFSRKPLFGYNTMVYATCSIMVLSLLVWLHHFFTMGAGANVNAFFGIMTMIIAIPTGVKIFNWLFTMYKGRVEFHATMYWVIGFMITFTIGGMTGVMLAIPAADFVLHNSLFVIAHFHNVIIGGVYFGYVAAMNFWFPKAFGFKLNEAWGKRAFWFWFLGFYFAFMPLYVLGFEGMTRRMNHYDNPEWHPWMLIAAFGAVLVALGIVCQLTQLYVSIRDRNLPENRDLTGDPWDARTLEWSTSSPPPFYNFAVIPTVHELDAFAHHKEAGIDTRAAGAAYAPIHMPKNTSAGFFVGVFSLALGFAAVWHIWWLAALSLAAVIATIIIRSANNDVDYYVPAAEVARIENEHTRNLMAAQAAE encoded by the coding sequence ATGTTAGGAAAATTAAGCTGGTCGGACATCCCCTTCGATGTGCCGATTCTCGTCGGAACGTTCGCCGGCGCCGCGATCGCCGGCCTGGCCGTCCTCGGGCTCATCACCTATTACGGCAAGTGGGGCTATCTCTGGAAAGAGTGGCTGACCTCGGTCGACCACAAGAAGCTGGGCGTGATGTATATCGTCCTGGCCCTGGTCGCCCTGTTCCGCGGCTTCGCGGACGCCATCATGATGCGCTCGCAACTGGCGCTGGCCTATGCCGGCAACCCCGGCTACCTGCCGCCGCACCATTACGACCAGATCTTCTCGGCCCACGGCACGATCATGATCTTCTTCATGGCGATGGCCTTCATGACCGGGCTGATGAACGTGGTCGTGCCGCTGCAGATCGGCGCGCGTGACGTCGCCTTCCCCTTCCTGAACTCGCTCAGCTTCTGGATGACGACGGTCGCCTTCGTGCTGATCAACATCTCGCTGTTCATCGGCGAGTTCTCGCAGTGCGGCTGGCTGGCCTATCCGCCCCTGTCCGAACTGCAGTTCAGTCCCGGCGTCGGCGTCGATTACTATATCTGGGCGGTGCAGCTCTCGGGCGTCGGCACGCTGCTGACCGGCGTCAACTTCTTCACGACCATCGTGAAGATGCGCGCCCCGGGCATGACCTACATGAAGATGCCGGTCTTCACCTGGACCATCTTCTGCACCACCGTGCTGATCATGCTGGCCTTCCCGATCCTGACCGTGGCGCTGGGGCTGCTGGGCCTGGACCGCTATCTGGGCATGCATTTCTTCACCAATGACGGCGGCGGCAACCAGATGCTGTACCTGAACGTCATCTGGGCGTGGGGCCATCCGGAAGTCTACATCCTGATCCTGCCCGCCTTCGGTGCGTTCTCGGAAATCACCCAGACCTTCTCGCGCAAGCCGCTGTTCGGCTACAATACCATGGTCTATGCGACGTGCTCGATCATGGTCCTGTCGCTGCTGGTGTGGCTGCATCATTTCTTCACCATGGGCGCCGGCGCGAACGTGAACGCGTTCTTCGGCATCATGACGATGATCATCGCGATCCCGACGGGCGTGAAGATCTTCAACTGGCTGTTCACCATGTATAAGGGCCGCGTCGAATTCCACGCGACCATGTACTGGGTGATCGGCTTCATGATCACCTTCACCATCGGTGGCATGACGGGCGTCATGCTGGCCATTCCGGCCGCCGACTTCGTCCTGCACAACAGCCTGTTCGTCATCGCCCATTTCCACAACGTCATCATCGGCGGCGTGTATTTCGGCTATGTCGCGGCGATGAATTTCTGGTTCCCCAAGGCGTTCGGCTTCAAGCTGAACGAGGCATGGGGCAAGCGCGCCTTCTGGTTCTGGTTCCTCGGCTTCTACTTCGCGTTCATGCCGCTCTATGTCCTGGGCTTCGAGGGCATGACCCGTCGCATGAACCATTACGACAATCCGGAATGGCATCCCTGGATGCTGATCGCGGCGTTCGGCGCCGTGCTGGTCGCGCTGGGCATCGTCTGCCAGCTGACCCAGCTCTATGTCTCGATCCGCGACCGCAACCTGCCGGAAAACCGCGACCTGACGGGCGATCCGTGGGATGCGCGCACCCTGGAATGGTCGACCTCCTCGCCGCCGCCGTTCTACAATTTCGCCGTCATCCCGACGGTGCATGAACTCGATGCCTTCGCCCATCACAAGGAAGCCGGCATCGACACCCGCGCGGCCGGCGCGGCCTACGCCCCGATCCACATGCCCAAGAACACCTCCGCCGGCTTCTTCGTCGGTGTGTTCAGCCTGGCCCTGGGCTTCGCCGCGGTCTGGCACATCTGGTGGCTCGCGGCCCTCAGCCTGGCCGCCGTGATCGCGACGATCATCATTCGCAGCGCCAACAACGACGTCGACTATTATGTCCCGGCGGCCGAAGTTGCCCGCATCGAGAATGAGCACACCCGCAATCTCATGGCAGCACAGGCGGCGGAATAA
- the cyoD gene encoding cytochrome o ubiquinol oxidase subunit IV, whose amino-acid sequence MADAHTAHHPGHHSGSSHGSVGSYLTGFVISVLLTAAAFGIVIAHGFSPAGTLAAIAVLAIVQVFVHLVFFLHMNSSSEQRWNVMAFAFTIMTVFILILGTLFIMHDTAINMMSR is encoded by the coding sequence ATGGCTGACGCGCACACCGCCCATCATCCGGGCCACCATTCGGGCTCGAGCCACGGAAGCGTAGGGTCTTACCTTACCGGGTTCGTGATTTCCGTCCTGCTGACCGCGGCGGCGTTCGGCATCGTCATCGCGCACGGCTTCTCGCCGGCCGGCACGCTGGCGGCGATCGCGGTGCTGGCCATCGTCCAGGTCTTCGTCCACCTGGTGTTCTTCCTGCACATGAACAGCTCGTCCGAGCAGCGCTGGAACGTCATGGCCTTCGCCTTCACGATCATGACGGTCTTCATCCTGATCCTCGGCACCCTGTTCATCATGCACGACACCGCCATCAACATGATGTCGCGCTGA
- the fdxA gene encoding ferredoxin FdxA, translated as MTYVVTENCIRCKFMDCVEVCPVDCFYAGENFLVINPDECIDCGVCEPECPAEAIVPDSDDRAAAWAEINASYSAKWPNITRKGTPPADADAWKDKPGKKDMLSPEPHKD; from the coding sequence ATGACCTACGTGGTCACCGAAAACTGCATCCGCTGCAAATTCATGGATTGTGTCGAGGTCTGCCCGGTCGATTGCTTCTATGCCGGCGAGAACTTCCTGGTGATCAATCCCGACGAATGCATTGATTGCGGCGTCTGCGAACCCGAATGCCCGGCCGAAGCCATCGTTCCCGACAGCGACGATCGGGCCGCGGCGTGGGCCGAGATCAACGCGTCCTATTCCGCCAAATGGCCGAACATCACCCGCAAGGGCACGCCGCCGGCCGATGCCGACGCATGGAAGGACAAGCCCGGCAAGAAGGACATGCTGTCGCCGGAGCCGCACAAGGACTGA
- the cyoA gene encoding ubiquinol oxidase subunit II, translating into MKKKILPRLSSLLSLSSAFLLAGCDWATLNPKGIIGVQEKSLLLTSTYAMLLVVVPVIVLTLLFAWQYRHTNTSADYLPKWSHSNKIEVVIWTVPSLIILFLAVLTYQTCQSLDPYRPLNDETNVKPIHVDVVALDWKWLFIYPDEGIATVNQLAFPVNTPVDFRITSDSVMNSFFIPQLGSQIYAMAGMQTQLHLIASEAGNYLGESANFSGRGFSDMRFRALAMSNDDYAAWIQKVKASSEQLDSTNYPKLAAPSEANPVEYFSHAAPGLFDGIVAKYNNGMVMDKSTGKMLHVQSAMSDMNMKE; encoded by the coding sequence ATGAAGAAAAAAATCTTGCCAAGACTATCGAGTTTATTGAGTTTGTCCTCAGCGTTCCTCTTGGCGGGATGTGACTGGGCTACCCTCAACCCCAAGGGCATTATCGGCGTCCAGGAAAAGAGCCTGCTGCTGACGTCGACCTATGCGATGCTGCTGGTCGTGGTGCCGGTCATCGTGCTGACGCTGCTCTTCGCGTGGCAGTACCGCCATACGAACACCAGCGCCGACTATCTGCCGAAATGGTCGCATTCCAACAAGATCGAGGTGGTGATCTGGACGGTCCCCAGCCTGATCATCCTCTTCCTGGCCGTCCTGACCTACCAGACCTGCCAGTCGCTCGACCCCTATCGCCCGCTGAACGACGAAACCAACGTCAAGCCCATCCACGTCGATGTCGTCGCCCTGGATTGGAAGTGGCTGTTCATCTACCCCGACGAGGGGATCGCCACCGTCAACCAGTTGGCCTTCCCGGTGAACACGCCGGTCGATTTCCGCATCACGTCGGATTCGGTGATGAACTCGTTCTTCATCCCCCAGCTCGGCTCGCAGATCTACGCCATGGCCGGCATGCAGACCCAACTGCACCTGATCGCCAGCGAGGCCGGCAATTACCTGGGTGAATCCGCTAACTTCTCCGGCCGCGGCTTCTCCGACATGCGCTTCCGCGCCCTGGCCATGAGCAATGACGACTACGCCGCCTGGATCCAGAAGGTGAAGGCGTCCTCCGAACAACTCGACAGCACCAACTACCCCAAGCTCGCCGCGCCCAGCGAGGCGAACCCGGTCGAGTATTTCTCGCATGCCGCACCCGGCCTCTTCGACGGGATCGTCGCCAAATACAATAATGGCATGGTCATGGATAAGAGCACCGGCAAGATGCTGCACGTGCAGTCCGCGATGTCCGACATGAATATGAAGGAATAG
- a CDS encoding Bax inhibitor-1/YccA family protein — translation MAFSPDFRTMPRPAGAGTAAGAIDQGLRAYMLRVYNWMASGLLLTGIVAYLVANTALREAFFAQVVTPMGAVAVRPTGLGMLAMIAPLGFVLVMSLGINRLSRQAVQTLFWLFCAVMGASLSSILLTFTGVSVVRVFFITAGTFSAMSIWGYVTRTDLTRFGSFLIMGLFGLVIAGLVNMFMHSAAVYMLYSVVGVLVFVGLAAFDTQRIKLTYQQFAYYEGPEAAAKRSVYDALTLYLNFINLFQFLLQFMGVRNNQNN, via the coding sequence ATGGCTTTCAGCCCGGATTTTCGAACCATGCCGCGCCCCGCCGGCGCAGGCACCGCCGCCGGGGCCATCGACCAGGGACTGCGCGCCTATATGCTCCGGGTCTATAACTGGATGGCATCGGGGCTGCTGCTGACCGGGATCGTGGCCTATCTCGTGGCCAATACCGCCCTGCGCGAGGCGTTCTTCGCCCAGGTCGTCACGCCGATGGGCGCTGTCGCCGTCCGGCCGACCGGCCTGGGCATGCTGGCGATGATCGCGCCGCTCGGCTTCGTCCTGGTCATGTCACTCGGCATCAACCGCCTGTCGCGCCAGGCGGTGCAGACCCTGTTCTGGCTGTTCTGCGCCGTCATGGGTGCCAGCCTGTCCAGCATCCTGCTCACCTTCACCGGCGTGTCGGTCGTGCGGGTGTTCTTCATCACGGCGGGCACGTTCTCGGCCATGTCGATCTGGGGCTACGTCACCCGGACCGACCTGACGCGCTTCGGCTCGTTCCTGATCATGGGCCTGTTCGGGCTGGTCATCGCCGGGCTGGTCAACATGTTCATGCACAGCGCGGCCGTCTACATGCTCTACAGCGTCGTCGGCGTGCTGGTCTTCGTCGGGCTGGCGGCGTTCGATACGCAGCGTATCAAGCTGACCTATCAGCAATTCGCCTATTACGAGGGCCCCGAGGCCGCGGCGAAGCGCTCGGTCTATGACGCGCTGACGCTCTATCTGAATTTCATCAACCTGTTCCAGTTCCTGCTTCAGTTCATGGGCGTCCGGAACAACCAGAACAACTGA
- a CDS encoding helicase-related protein, which produces MMGVPSGAGPLRTVRASFSPAAATRVRAVLGPTNTGKTHLAIERLLAHSSGIIGFPLRLLARENYERMVAAKGAAAVALITGEEKIVPPGARWFSCTVEAMPLDQMVEFVAVDEIQLCADPDRGHVFTDRLLRARGLVETMFLGAETIRPLMRRLVPGVEIETRPRLSSLAYLGASKLTRLPPRSAIVAFSATEVYAIAELIRRRRGGCAVVMGQLSPRTRNAQVALYQEREVDYLVATDAIGMGLNMDVNHVAFAGLSKFDGSRVRPLTPAEVAQIAGRAGRGMRDGTFGTTGTCPALPDETVEAVETHRFDPIERLFWRNSDLDFSSPDALLASLNHAPPARGLGSGNEASDVLTLSSLAAIPEIRSLARSRTATRMLWDACQIPDFRKLGDETHTRLCARVFTHVVRDGHVPAAWLESQIASVARTEGEIDSLMHRLSGIRVCSYIAARRDWVRDAAQWQARARAVEDQLSDALHERLTARFVDRRAASLIRRLDAATGAEDLLSAVTAHGEVVVEGHPVGRVAGLDLLPDPDCDHPDRRLLLRAARRALRAEIPRRVRSLADAGDDEFDFSQDGRFLAWDGTPIARLRNGGDMLRPRIEVLDNAFLDGGQRERIRARLAAWLERQVHEVMAPLFAARAAVAQEPALRGILHLLTEQGGVAMQPGPVAPVVRARLKTLGARVGRHALLMPALLRPQAMRLRAILLAAQTGQKVPALPPAGAVSVPVAEYGDALLAKLGWIVTGPVRLRLDIAERLSAELRWRARNGPVPLPDGLPSRLGVRPEAVAAILKALDIPVRAARPLKDSEYGPVAPPMLAVTQDARRRQRQSHRIKLAAQPAAPAQEEPVRAARRPVPAPAPAPALASGTATRLDGRARPPARAADGPFAALAVLKQRRS; this is translated from the coding sequence ATGATGGGTGTACCCTCGGGGGCAGGCCCCCTTCGCACTGTGCGCGCCTCCTTCAGCCCTGCGGCGGCCACGCGTGTCAGGGCGGTTCTCGGCCCGACCAATACGGGCAAGACCCATCTGGCGATCGAACGATTGCTGGCGCATTCCAGCGGCATCATCGGCTTTCCGCTGCGGCTGCTGGCGCGCGAGAATTACGAGCGCATGGTCGCCGCCAAGGGCGCGGCCGCAGTGGCGCTGATCACCGGCGAGGAGAAGATCGTCCCGCCCGGCGCGCGGTGGTTTTCCTGCACCGTCGAGGCGATGCCGCTGGACCAGATGGTGGAATTCGTCGCCGTGGACGAGATCCAGCTTTGTGCCGATCCGGACCGCGGCCACGTCTTTACCGACCGGCTGCTGCGCGCGCGCGGGCTGGTCGAGACCATGTTCCTGGGCGCCGAGACGATCCGGCCGCTGATGCGCCGGCTGGTGCCGGGCGTGGAGATCGAGACCCGGCCGCGCCTGTCCAGCCTGGCCTATCTGGGGGCGAGCAAACTGACCCGCCTGCCGCCGCGATCGGCCATCGTCGCGTTTTCGGCGACCGAGGTCTATGCCATCGCCGAGCTGATTCGCCGCAGGCGGGGCGGGTGCGCCGTGGTGATGGGGCAATTATCGCCACGGACCCGCAATGCGCAGGTCGCGCTGTACCAGGAACGCGAGGTCGATTACCTGGTCGCCACCGACGCGATCGGCATGGGGCTGAACATGGACGTCAACCATGTGGCCTTTGCCGGGCTGTCGAAATTCGACGGCAGCCGGGTGCGTCCGCTGACCCCGGCGGAGGTGGCACAGATCGCCGGGCGCGCGGGGCGCGGCATGCGCGACGGCACCTTCGGCACCACGGGCACCTGCCCTGCCCTGCCCGACGAGACCGTCGAGGCGGTCGAGACCCATCGTTTCGATCCGATCGAGCGGCTGTTCTGGCGCAACAGTGACCTGGATTTCTCCAGTCCGGACGCGCTGCTGGCCAGCCTGAACCATGCGCCGCCGGCGCGGGGGCTGGGATCGGGCAACGAGGCGTCGGACGTGCTGACCCTGTCCAGCCTGGCCGCGATCCCGGAGATCCGGTCGCTGGCGCGATCCAGGACCGCGACGCGCATGCTGTGGGACGCCTGCCAGATCCCGGATTTCCGCAAGCTGGGCGACGAGACGCATACCCGCCTGTGCGCGCGCGTGTTTACCCATGTGGTCCGCGACGGCCATGTGCCCGCCGCCTGGCTGGAATCGCAGATCGCTTCGGTCGCGCGGACCGAGGGTGAGATCGATTCGCTGATGCATCGGCTGTCGGGGATCCGTGTCTGTTCCTACATCGCCGCGCGGCGCGACTGGGTGCGGGACGCCGCCCAATGGCAGGCGCGCGCGCGCGCGGTGGAGGACCAGTTGTCCGACGCGCTGCATGAGCGGCTGACGGCGCGTTTCGTCGACCGGCGCGCGGCATCGCTGATCCGCCGGCTGGACGCGGCGACCGGGGCAGAGGACCTTCTGTCCGCCGTGACCGCGCATGGCGAGGTGGTCGTGGAGGGCCATCCGGTCGGGCGGGTGGCCGGGCTGGACCTGCTGCCCGATCCGGATTGCGACCATCCCGACCGGCGGCTGCTGCTGCGGGCCGCGCGGCGCGCGTTGCGGGCCGAGATTCCACGGCGCGTGCGCAGCCTGGCCGATGCGGGGGACGATGAATTCGACTTTTCGCAGGACGGGCGGTTCCTGGCCTGGGACGGCACGCCGATCGCGCGGCTGCGCAACGGAGGCGACATGCTGCGCCCGCGTATCGAGGTGCTGGACAATGCCTTTCTGGACGGCGGGCAGCGCGAGCGGATTCGCGCGCGGCTGGCCGCGTGGCTGGAGCGGCAGGTGCATGAGGTCATGGCGCCGCTGTTCGCCGCCCGTGCGGCGGTGGCGCAGGAACCGGCGCTGCGCGGGATTTTGCACCTGCTGACCGAGCAGGGCGGCGTGGCGATGCAGCCCGGACCGGTGGCGCCGGTGGTGCGCGCGCGCCTGAAGACGCTGGGGGCGCGGGTGGGCCGGCATGCGCTGCTGATGCCCGCCCTGCTGCGGCCGCAGGCGATGCGGCTGCGCGCGATCCTGCTGGCGGCGCAGACCGGGCAGAAGGTCCCGGCCCTGCCGCCGGCCGGCGCGGTATCGGTGCCGGTGGCGGAGTATGGCGACGCGCTGCTGGCCAAGCTGGGCTGGATCGTGACGGGGCCGGTGCGGCTGCGCCTGGATATCGCCGAGCGACTTTCGGCCGAGCTGCGCTGGCGGGCGCGCAACGGCCCGGTGCCCCTGCCGGACGGGCTGCCGTCGCGCCTGGGCGTGCGGCCCGAGGCGGTGGCGGCGATCCTGAAAGCGCTGGACATTCCGGTGCGGGCGGCCCGTCCGCTGAAGGACAGCGAATATGGCCCGGTCGCGCCGCCCATGCTGGCGGTCACGCAGGATGCGCGCCGGCGGCAGCGCCAGTCCCACCGGATCAAGCTGGCCGCCCAGCCGGCCGCACCGGCGCAGGAGGAGCCCGTGCGGGCCGCCCGGCGGCCCGTCCCTGCCCCTGCCCCTGCCCCTGCTCTGGCATCCGGCACCGCGACCCGGCTGGATGGGCGGGCCCGCCCGCCGGCTCGGGCGGCCGACGGGCCGTTCGCCGCACTGGCCGTACTGAAACAGCGCCGGTCCTGA
- the cyoC gene encoding cytochrome o ubiquinol oxidase subunit III, giving the protein MAHDMTVDAAHAHEEHHESPVVFGFWLYLMTDCLIFGTLFAVFAVMRNQFAGGPTGKELFDLTGVGIETAILLLSSITYGFAMICAHQTKLGAMRAWLVITFLLGAGFLFMEIREFSHMVAEGNGPDRSAFLSSFFTLVGTHGLHVTCGMLWMAVLMIQSTGKTVLSERMMNKLTCLSLFWHFLDIVWICVFTFVYLMSVI; this is encoded by the coding sequence ATGGCGCACGATATGACTGTTGATGCGGCCCACGCCCACGAGGAACACCACGAATCTCCGGTGGTGTTCGGGTTCTGGCTGTATCTGATGACCGACTGCCTCATCTTCGGCACCCTGTTCGCGGTGTTCGCGGTGATGCGCAACCAGTTTGCCGGTGGCCCCACCGGCAAGGAACTGTTCGACCTGACGGGCGTCGGGATCGAAACCGCGATCCTGCTGCTCAGCTCGATCACCTATGGTTTCGCGATGATCTGCGCCCACCAGACCAAGCTGGGGGCGATGCGGGCCTGGCTCGTCATCACCTTCCTGCTGGGCGCGGGCTTCCTGTTCATGGAAATCCGTGAATTCTCGCACATGGTCGCCGAAGGCAACGGCCCGGACCGCAGCGCGTTCCTGTCGTCCTTCTTCACCCTGGTCGGCACGCACGGGCTGCACGTCACCTGCGGCATGCTGTGGATGGCCGTCCTGATGATCCAGTCGACCGGCAAGACCGTGCTGTCCGAGCGCATGATGAACAAGCTGACCTGCCTCAGCCTGTTCTGGCACTTCCTGGACATCGTCTGGATCTGTGTCTTCACCTTTGTCTATCTGATGAGTGTGATCTGA
- the thpR gene encoding RNA 2',3'-cyclic phosphodiesterase, producing MRLFVAFEIGPPLRDAMAALRGSLGGVRWTEPETYHLTLRFIGEVRERARQEEIHHALAAIRAPSCLLVPEGPGLFAHGEGRDTLWIGIARTDALMHLQRKIDTALTRAGIAIADRRKFIPHVTIGTLPRQFPGTVPSAAQSPTHSTALSAWMARWGATPLPPLEAAQFTLYRSVRGAGQPVYVPLADYDFGQ from the coding sequence ATGCGGTTGTTCGTGGCCTTCGAGATCGGACCGCCGCTGCGCGACGCGATGGCCGCCCTGCGCGGCAGCCTGGGCGGCGTGCGCTGGACCGAGCCGGAGACTTATCACCTGACCCTGCGCTTCATCGGCGAGGTGCGCGAGCGCGCGCGGCAGGAGGAGATCCATCACGCGCTGGCCGCGATCCGCGCGCCGTCCTGCCTGCTGGTGCCCGAGGGGCCGGGCCTGTTCGCACACGGCGAAGGGCGCGACACGCTATGGATCGGCATCGCGCGGACCGACGCGCTGATGCACCTGCAGCGCAAGATCGACACCGCGCTGACCCGCGCGGGAATCGCGATCGCCGACCGGCGGAAATTCATCCCGCACGTCACCATCGGCACCCTGCCGCGCCAGTTCCCGGGGACGGTCCCGTCGGCGGCGCAATCGCCAACGCATTCGACCGCGCTTTCGGCCTGGATGGCGCGATGGGGCGCCACCCCCCTGCCCCCGCTCGAAGCCGCGCAATTCACCCTCTACCGCTCGGTGCGCGGTGCCGGGCAGCCGGTCTATGTGCCGCTGGCCGATTACGATTTCGGGCAATGA
- a CDS encoding leucyl aminopeptidase family protein, producing the protein MSMEELPCLLPPTRGRRARERTIHAVQKQDVPSLPQRIGAAGAAFLRDGGFRGEPGELALVPGPGGVAAAVLGVAGGADPFQFGALAGALPPGPWKIALPDAIAPQTAVLGFCLGAYRMPAFGRTAEPAPAMPRLMVPAGAESAAGIARAVWLGRDLINTPPNLMGPAELARAARHDLRALGAAVQVIKGRDLAAAYPTIAHVGAGSARPPRVLVARWQGSGAGAGAPLLSLVGKGVCFDTGGYDLKPAAGMLRMKKDMGGAALMLALARLVIVRDLPIRLELRLGCVENSISGQAMRPSDVVTTRSGRTVEIGNTDAEGRLVLCDLLTEACESDPALLIDAATLTGAARVALGPDLPALFSNDDALADSLLQAGQACHDPLWRLPLWDGYADWLHSPVADLNNVSAKPMAGAITAALFLRKFIKTGVRWAHIDSYAWNDHYRPGRPEGGETQGLRALSAALLQILNTTDIKE; encoded by the coding sequence ATGTCCATGGAAGAATTGCCGTGCCTGCTGCCGCCGACGCGCGGCCGTCGCGCCCGCGAGCGCACGATTCACGCCGTGCAGAAACAGGATGTCCCCTCTCTGCCGCAGCGAATCGGCGCGGCCGGCGCCGCCTTCCTGCGCGATGGCGGCTTCCGGGGCGAACCCGGCGAACTGGCGCTGGTCCCCGGCCCCGGCGGAGTCGCGGCGGCGGTGCTGGGGGTGGCCGGCGGCGCCGACCCGTTCCAGTTCGGCGCCCTGGCCGGCGCGCTACCCCCCGGGCCGTGGAAGATCGCGCTGCCCGATGCGATCGCGCCGCAGACCGCGGTGCTCGGCTTCTGCCTGGGCGCCTATCGCATGCCCGCCTTCGGGCGGACGGCCGAACCCGCCCCGGCGATGCCGCGCCTGATGGTGCCCGCCGGCGCCGAATCGGCCGCCGGCATCGCCCGTGCCGTATGGCTGGGCCGCGACCTGATCAACACCCCGCCCAACCTGATGGGACCGGCCGAACTGGCCCGCGCCGCCCGGCACGACCTGCGGGCCCTGGGGGCCGCGGTCCAGGTGATCAAGGGGCGCGACCTCGCCGCCGCCTATCCCACCATCGCCCATGTCGGCGCGGGGTCGGCGCGGCCGCCGCGCGTCCTCGTCGCCCGCTGGCAGGGCAGCGGGGCCGGCGCCGGCGCGCCGCTGCTCTCCCTGGTGGGCAAGGGCGTGTGCTTCGATACCGGCGGATACGACCTCAAGCCCGCCGCCGGCATGCTGCGCATGAAGAAGGACATGGGCGGCGCGGCCCTGATGCTGGCCCTGGCCCGTCTGGTCATCGTCCGCGACCTGCCGATCCGGCTGGAATTGCGGCTGGGCTGCGTCGAAAACAGCATCTCGGGCCAGGCGATGCGTCCCTCCGACGTGGTGACCACCCGCTCGGGCCGGACGGTCGAAATCGGCAATACCGACGCCGAAGGGCGGCTGGTGCTGTGCGACCTGCTGACCGAAGCCTGCGAATCCGATCCCGCGCTGCTGATCGACGCCGCCACCCTGACCGGCGCGGCGCGCGTCGCGCTGGGGCCCGACCTGCCCGCCCTGTTCAGCAACGACGACGCACTGGCCGATTCCCTCCTGCAGGCGGGTCAGGCCTGCCACGACCCGCTCTGGCGCCTGCCGCTCTGGGACGGCTATGCCGACTGGCTGCACAGTCCGGTCGCCGACCTGAACAACGTGTCGGCAAAACCGATGGCCGGAGCCATTACGGCAGCTTTATTTTTACGAAAATTTATCAAAACAGGGGTGCGCTGGGCACATATCGACAGCTACGCCTGGAATGATCATTACCGTCCCGGCCGCCCGGAAGGCGGAGAAACACAAGGACTCAGGGCGCTTTCGGCAGCATTGTTGCAAATCCTTAACACAACCGACATAAAAGAATAG
- a CDS encoding S4 domain-containing protein codes for MTDTESIAAQRLDMWLWCARFARSRPDCARLAQSGLVRINRQRTEKSHAQVRRGDILTLPGPGGRGVMVLRVVALAPRRGPATAARQLYEIVPEPGDAAPMQPMP; via the coding sequence ATGACCGATACCGAGTCGATTGCGGCGCAGCGGCTGGATATGTGGCTGTGGTGCGCGCGCTTCGCCCGCAGCCGCCCGGATTGCGCGCGCCTGGCGCAAAGTGGACTGGTGCGCATAAACCGCCAGCGGACCGAGAAATCACACGCCCAGGTGCGGCGCGGCGATATCCTGACCCTGCCCGGCCCGGGCGGCCGTGGCGTCATGGTGCTGCGCGTCGTCGCGCTGGCGCCCCGGCGGGGGCCAGCCACGGCGGCGCGGCAGCTTTACGAGATCGTGCCGGAACCGGGCGATGCCGCGCCGATGCAGCCGATGCCATAG